In Drosophila subpulchrella strain 33 F10 #4 breed RU33 chromosome 3R, RU_Dsub_v1.1 Primary Assembly, whole genome shotgun sequence, the following are encoded in one genomic region:
- the LOC119554391 gene encoding uncharacterized protein LOC119554391 codes for MCIRIESRFEFTNFICESFDKNFGEFEYCYLKSINRTYKYISGKFKPKNLPITKLRANVALWKRFNGYKPFMYNITMDFCFFLNNQNSNPVLKYLYDSFSNYSNLNHCPLKHGIILDKLPIDYVNYRITDVLPFPDGNYLFRMYWLVGKNRTALAEVYGTLS; via the exons ATGTGCATTAGG ATTGAATCACGGTTTGAGTTTACGAATTTTATCTGCGAGTCCTTTGATAAAAACTTTGGTGAATTCGAATATTGCTACCTAAAGTCAATAAACCgtacatacaaatatatttccGGAAAATTTAAGCCAAAGAATCTTCCTATAACTAAACTTAGG GCGAATGTGGCTCTGTGGAAACGATTTAATGGATACAAGCCATTTATGTATAATATTACAATGGATTTTTGCTTTTTCCTGAACAATCAAAATTCGAATCCCGTACTAAAATATCTTTACGACTCATTCTCTAACTACTCAAATTTAAACCATTGTCCTCTAAAA CACGGTATTATATTGGATAAGCTTCCCATCGACTATGTAAATTACCGAATCACTGATGTTCTTCCTTTTCCGGATGGTAATTATCTTTTTAGGATGTACTGGCTGGTTGGTAAAAATCGAACTGCCTTAGCCGAAGTTTATGGAACTCTTTCATAA
- the LOC119554400 gene encoding uncharacterized protein LOC119554400, with amino-acid sequence MLISSEFKFTNFNCTSFDKKVGEFEYCYLKSINRSYKYISGKYKLYQIPFENIKVHFTMWKRLNGYKPFLYNITTDACKFLRNPKSSPVMKYIFESFIEYSNINHSCPYRNDLILEKLPIDFMNHRVTQILPIPEGDYLLEFLIQSAEEIDSRVEFTNVVCTCFNKSYCEYDYCFLKSVNRSYKYTSMKLRLYQLPIFKAVINVAIWKRYSGYKPFMYNITVDACKFLKNRNSNPVAKFHDLIMDKLPTDFINQRLTAVLPFPEGDYRIDFNWLHSHLIVLTTKVYLTLS; translated from the exons ATGTTG ATTAGCTCCGAGTTTAAGTTTACAAACTTTAACTGTACATCTTTTGATAAAAAAGTTGGAGAGTTTGAGTACTGCTACCTGAAGTCGATAAACCGCAGCTACAAATATATTTCCGGAAAATATAAGTTGTACCAAATCCCCTTTGAGAACATAAAG gTGCATTTCACAATGTGGAAGCGTTTAAACGGATACAAGCCATTCCTCTACAATATAACGACGGATGCTTGCAAATTTCTTAGAAATCCCAAGTCAAGTCCAgtaatgaaatatatttttgaatcgTTCATCGAATACTCCAATATTAACCATTCGTGTCCATACAGA AACGATCTAATTCTGGAAAAACTTCCCATTGATTTTATGAATCATCGGGTGACACAAATTCTTCCCATTCCTGAGGGAGATTACTTACTTGAATTTC TTATACAATCAGCCGAGGAA attgaCTCCCGAGTAGAATTTACAAACGTTGTTTGCACATGTTTTAATAAATCATATTGTGAATACGATTACTGCTTTTTGAAGTCTGTCAATCGCAGCTATAAGTATACTTCGATGAAATTAAGGCTATATCAACTTCCCATCTTCAAAGCCGTA ATAAATGTCGCAATTTGGAAACGATACAGTGGATATAAACCCTTTATGTACAACATCACGGTGGACGCCTGTAAGTTTTTGAAAAATCGGAATTCAAATCCTGTggcaaaattt CACGATTTAATCATGGACAAGCTTCCCACCGATTTCATCAATCAAAGATTGACAGCAGTTCTTCCATTCCCTGAGGGCGATTATCGCATTGATTTCAACTGGCTACACTCTCATCTTATAGTATTGACGACCAAAGTTTATTTGACACTTTCCTAA